The Vibrio sp. FE10 nucleotide sequence TGATGTTCAGCATCTTCTCCCTCTTGAGGAGTGACCATGACCCCTTTTCGTTTTTGGCGCGCGCTAGTGCTGTGCCTGCTTTTACTTGGTTCATCTAGCGCCACCGCCGGTGGTGCGGCGTGCGTGAGTCGCTTTATCAACCCTATTACCGATGTATGTTGGAGTTGTTTATTCCCCATGACACTCGGCTCTGTGCCCCTCATTCCGTCGGCTTATCCTGACACTAACAACCCCGCTTCCCCGATTTCTTTTTGCCCCAAACCGCCACCCATTTTTATGCAAATTGGGCTCAATATCGGCTATTGGGAACCATACGCTCTGACTGACGTTACAAGGGTGCCTTACTGCATGGTTAACATGGGGATGCAATTATCGGGTGCGAATCAACAAAGGCTTGGTGGGCGAAGCACCTCACGCGAATCCGCGTCGAGTGATGGAGGGTTTTATCATGCTCACTGGTACAAATACCCACTGATTTATTGGCTGCAATTGATGCAATCTGCCGCCTGTATGGCGACTGATAATTTTGATGTAGCGTATTTGACCGAAGTCGACCCCTTATGGAATGACGATGAGCTGGCGTTCATTTTAAACCCAGAGGCCATCTTGTT carries:
- the traU gene encoding conjugal transfer pilus assembly protein TraU yields the protein MTPFRFWRALVLCLLLLGSSSATAGGAACVSRFINPITDVCWSCLFPMTLGSVPLIPSAYPDTNNPASPISFCPKPPPIFMQIGLNIGYWEPYALTDVTRVPYCMVNMGMQLSGANQQRLGGRSTSRESASSDGGFYHAHWYKYPLIYWLQLMQSAACMATDNFDVAYLTEVDPLWNDDELAFILNPEAILFGNPIAQLACIPESIATTTNLSLPFDFLFWCLGSQGSAYPLTGNTNYRDTPIQAGTLIMERLNYKLHRQGMVWETRGEDGAICYQYPTPILPKSRYRYQMSAPITDAAWCHPYTTTTTIWEMGHDNPTTGDNFGFVQWRKRNCVFL